Part of the Benincasa hispida cultivar B227 chromosome 12, ASM972705v1, whole genome shotgun sequence genome is shown below.
GAAACCAAGGATAAACAAATTAATCTAAGCATGTTTCTATTGTGAAAATAGAGAAGAGAGAAATGGATATCACATACCCTTAAAATAGCGTCTTCTCATTTCCTCTCCACAGCACAAAATTCAATGCTTCTCTCGATCTCCCGAACCTGACACCACAAACATAACGTACAGTGACAAGGAaagggacaccaccacaaaatcttccttgttattctcaaggtgagaatcatGTAGAGTTTTGTGAGCTTGCATTTAACTTTAGTGAAAGGAAGAGAAATCAAGACAaaattccttcttctttttcaaaggAGTTCTTGGTTGAGAGAGTTATTCAATTttgcaaagagaagaagatgatgaggTTCTGTGCGGAGAAAAACAACTTTTCACCTTCTCCTACAACTCAAGTAATTGAGAGAATAAGGGAAACAACTTCcctctaaaatcaaaataactCTCTAAGGAGAGatgtttttaaattcaaaatttaaaaataactttaatttaattatattaaccaCCTAATAtgattaaactatatattatatctcatatgatatatataacctatagtttattatacacatataatataacatttagtttattattctttcatataaactatagtattaatatgaatcatattcatattaattttaacatatagttttatacgaatcacattcatataattaatatttgaatcatattcgaatatttatttctctcataaaactatatagatttaatatgaatcatattcacattaattttagcatatagtttcaatataaatcatattcttagaattaatatttgaatcatattcaaatatttatttctctcattaaactatatagatttcgtatgaatcatattcactttaatttaaacatatagtttttatattagttatattcatataattaaatttgaatcacattcaaatgtttatttctcttataaaactatatagatttaatatgaatcatattcatattaattttaacatatagtttttacatgaatcctattcttATAATAAgtacttgaatcatattcaaatacttatttcTCTCACTAAAAACTatcaacatacatcaaattaattgtatcacatacaattaattccctttaaataatttgaacgattcaaattaaacctaaattaatttgattctcattaatccttattgagctaacaagaggaccttatggacctataaattgaagctctaatgatacttgattaattaattaaactctttaattaaattaatcaaccttcattaactgatggtcactccactaaagaccgacagctgcactcttcgcactatagatatatttctatgtccattggatataacctaTCAATAatgcgttgacccttcacaaattgctcataagtacaattaggtcagaaattattattttacccttgtagttacatctaactaatccctttaatgaacaattagtcatagttcaactataactTAACCCCTCTTAGGCCAGGAGAGGATGAGGTGCCtcattgtttaagccccagaatcaggccttaagggagcaatttatctacttagcTTAACAATTAGGAATGAGTGGATTTCTTTTtctgtagctgtgttcccaactccacAGTTGACGAATATCCAAAATGATAGGTatattgagtcagcgaatcTAGTACTcttacccatgcagatcaaagcaCTGCTTGAAGGAACTATGAAGTTCCACAGTGGAAGTAGGGATcgtttccaattttttattttcacagaaaaaattttacaaaaaaaaattttcaaaaaaaaattatgcaaaaacatttaatttacaACATGCAAAATAGGGGAAAAAGAAATTAGGCTTTAGAGAATACAACCTTGAAAAACCGATGCCTTCATGAATTTCCTCTTTACTGGTCAAGAACAACCACGAACAATTAATCTTCCACAAACTTACAGTAAACCAAGAAAGGCACCACCACAAGTGAGACCTTCATATTCTCTGTAGGGGATGAGAATCACAAGAGTATGTGGGCTTTGGAAAATTTGGGAAGAAGGATTGAGATTTTCTagagaggatttttttttttttttgcaaggaAATTTCTTCTAGTTGTTCTCACTATGGCTTTCTGTGAAGAAGTCGAAGTAAtcgtcaaaaaaaaaaaaatcgaaccaTTCCCTTCCACGATTTGATAAGAGAATTAAGGGGGAGTGAGTTACAAGTCTCTCccaatattaaattcaaatatataataaatttaattatttaacaaatatatatataataactacctcatcatatattatatatattgaactatatgttatatcaaatataatacataacctgtagtttctatattgtatctgttcacacgaggtttccggagaaacatgtttcgtagagttgaacttgagttggtgttgatgttagAGTTGATTTGATGAgatgtggttcaatctctaatacttgatcctctgattctctctcagctgggtgaatatgcttgacttggagaaggaaagcaccaaacgttcttgaagtagaagtcttggaagcttggagtagaagtcttggaagagtatttgtgtcttcaaaaggctttctgccttataggagtgcagcttcaggagtcttggaagtttgaagtagaagtctttgaagagtatttgtatcttcaaaggtcttctaccttataggagtgcagcttcaggagtcttggaagcttgaagtagaagtcttggaagagtatttgttgtcttcaaaggtcttctaccttataggagtgcagttTCATGAGTCTTGGGAGTCCTCTGCTTGTTAGTGAATTTCTCTCTGGGTTTTCTGAGTGTAGAAAAATGTTGCCTTTACAAATGAAGAAACTTCTCTATTTgtagagttctcaggtgggcttcgtGGGTTAGTTGGTTCATGGGCCTGACCCttaggcccaattagttggttttgggcctgatttggaactttggtccaatttaacttttttttgtagtttggactttaagcccaaatagtaatatcaaattggaccaatttaatctcatctgattcatctgtgtgacgtcatcgaaacttgtcttcaattcaattcgggacatgtgtcaacttctaattggacctaaagtcaatgatttagaaattcgtcgttaatttagcaaacgacgtggtgacttgtgattggtccaaaactTCTCATTCAacagtatcaaatacaatataaattatagtttatttgtCTTTTAATAATGCatgtcatttaatataaatcacatttatactaaattttattatatgaatctcatccatataattaatatttgaatcatattcaaatatattattcctctcaaataaaatttatattataatataccaaatacattatattaattatatcacatataattaatttaaatgaatatcatatataattaattcccttaattaatttgaacaattcaagttaatccaaaattaattctcattaatccctgttgagctatagagaggaccttatggacctatagattgaagttccaatggtacttgaataattaattaaacttctttaattaaattattcaacatccattaactgctggtcactccattaaaaaccgacagttgcactcttcgcactacagatatattttatgtgtccattggatataacgaTTCAACAATGccatgacccttcacaaattgctcgtaagtacagctgggtcaaaattacatttgccttgtagttacatctaacttcataagtatcattaatccctctaatgaacaataagtcatagtccaactataaccaaacccctttggtgccaagagagagtgtggcgccacattgtttaagcctcggaatcagttcttaatggagcaatttatctgTTTACCCATAacttggggaatgagtgaatttcgtcttgtgtagctatgttcctaactcccaaatcagacgaatccatagacttattgagtcgacaatctgaccactctcacccatacaaatcaaaggacaatctttATAGgcagagttcacaactcactcagaattttagtcatatcacctatggtcatcctgatgaaatataagtctctattatcaacgatgttatataatgagactaatcatctcgtggtctggtcttatacaaacccttttgtatagaatactcccgctcacatatctctacatgaatgatcatgatcaaatcatttgtagcactttacaacaattgtaacatctacaaagtgagccatattcgtagtgtcactaggataaggtatccagctttatccatctaccacagaccatttaagttatcacttaaacatgatccactcatatgtctttacatacatgtttaagctacagatgataacttttgatgttagtttattggttttgtagattaatgctactaaatgataaataaaatatctcatattttattaaataaataaaattgtttgtacactacaattacaaactataggatccacgagatttagggcatcagccTCAACAttgccctcataggtagaagttcacaactcactcaggattaagctcaagtcacttatggtcatcctggtgaaatgttaGTCTCGTCTAGcaacaacgttataaagagagactcaacatttcgtggtccgatcttatacaaactttttgtataggatacctacgtcacatgtctccacatgaattatcgGGATCAAATCATTTCGAACACTTTACAAGAAttataacaatttcaaaatgggtcatatcagaagtgttatcaggataaagcactcaaccttatccatatactatagaccttatATGTTATTactgatccacctgtatgtcaatcGTATACATGTATAAGTTAGATAATATAACCTTGAATCTTtttttaatggattattgcatataaaactaatcaaccaattgattcaaataatatataactacgaggctttagggcattcATCCAAACACGAAaaaccttagatcttagtttattggttttgggttgatgcaactaaatgtcaaataaaataacacttattttattaaataaataatatgtttgtacaaataaaatttacaaactacaagaccaagAGATTTAGGCACGAACCCCAACAATTTAGACCTCCTAAAGGAATTAGACACCAGACTGAATAGGAGTAGTTTTATGTTTATGCATATTTCACTGTCTTGGAATGATGTGGTCGCATCATTTGCAGTATAGAACCAAAAGTTTGGAACATAACGGCATCTCTGTTCaacatttttgtttattgtttttgtcaACATTCAACCCCAAAATCACTCATTTTATTGGTAACCTCTTGATTACATTGAAAAGCTCTTTCTTAGAAAAATTGAGTTCGTGAGATTCAACTTTTGGAATACTTCAAGATTCATTACTTCATCAACCGTGTATGTTTGCACTAGACCATATTTATTCTCATTTTCATCACTCATACACATTTGGTCGATCAGTAACTTAGGATGCACCAATAAATTTTGGTAATTTAAACctaaagttttaaattaatttacaataaaaaaaaaaaaaaaaagtcaaactcGTTATTTAAACACATCACAACATCTCAAACATCCCCACAATACAAAGttcaaacaataaaataaaaaagacacCTAAAATACAATACAAGTAGTAATAAATTAGACAAGGGAATATAATCAACGTAAGTGGCATCCCTTATAGCAGAAGGATCTGGAAACGTATTAATGAACGATAAATCTTGCGGGGCATAGCCTGAGGGATCCGGTATTTGAAATCCCGCCGTTAAATCGGAGAATTCCGGCGCCGGCGCCGACGGGAGCTCCAATGACGACGACGACGCTACGCCGGAGAAAACTCCGACTGCAACCGCACCGGCCACCCCCAACGCTGATCCCCATAccgattttttcttctttggcaCCGATCGTTGCTCAACTGGAGCCGCACGTGCCTGCACGTGACTTGGGTGTGGTGGATAtgaatgtgcatgcggcggcgCTGCTGATGGTCCGACGTTGTACGGCGGATACAGCGATGGCGGCATGTAGTGAGATGGCGGCGCTGCTGATTGTCCGACGTTATATGGTGGATATGCTGGCGTTGACGTGTAGTGCGACGGTGGTGGCGCCGCTGCCAATGGCCCGACTTTGTACGGTGGATATTGCAGTGGCGTGTAGTGAGATGGTGATGGTGATGGATATGGATCCGACGACTGTAGtgatggtggtggtggtggtggataGCCACCATGTCCTGCCGCTGGTGGTGGGGGGTAACCGCCGTATCCTGTTGCTGGTGGTGGGGGGTAACCGCCGTATCCTGTTGCTGGTGGTGGTGGAGGATGGTTATATCCTTGTGGTGGATATACTCCCATGCTTCTGGTTAATGAAGAGTGATAACAAcacttttatattttcaatatatttaaattgtgaattataaatttgaaaatgcaAAACTTTGATGAATGCAGCACTTTGTGT
Proteins encoded:
- the LOC120067600 gene encoding protein SRC2-like, with translation MALEIIVASARRLTRIDPTPNTKIYVVVSITGDAVKEQISAKTDVDRHGGGNPTWNFPVKFDVEGLKQDLKARIVFALKCEDEKGHKDLGEVHVSVAELLKSAEDGNSMGSYAAVSYPVRDPSGESVALLNFQYKFGGSPMNDAPAAGFATSRSMGVYPPQGYNHPPPPPATGYGGYPPPPATGYGGYPPPPAAGHGGYPPPPPPSLQSSDPYPSPSPSHYTPLQYPPYKVGPLAAAPPPSHYTSTPAYPPYNVGQSAAPPSHYMPPSLYPPYNVGPSAAPPHAHSYPPHPSHVQARAAPVEQRSVPKKKKSVWGSALGVAGAVAVGVFSGVASSSSLELPSAPAPEFSDLTAGFQIPDPSGYAPQDLSFINTFPDPSAIRDATYVDYIPLSNLLLLKDFKNMLKHKTKEFSLESLITWLRIEKEARSRTRGRR